DNA from Parageobacillus thermoglucosidasius:
GGGTCGTTCGGATCATCCCAATTAATCAAATTCAGATAATATTCGTTCACTCTAAATACATATTTATTAGTGATTTTTTTTAATTTTTCCCGTTCTTCCTTCGGGATTTGTGTGATTTTTTCGATATTTGTAATATACTTTGGCTGTGCCATCCTACCACCTCTTTTAAAAATGTTTTCTATAAAATAAAACTAACAAAAGTGTGAAAGAGATGCAAAGTTTAATATAATATCCATTATCAATCATCTTCTATTTTAGTTTGTTCATTTATTTGACTTTAGGCGGACATCATTCCAGCGGCTATGATCAGAAAACCACAAAAAATTTGTACAATAATAGCGATGGAATTTAGAGAGGTAGCCATGATAACCTTTCATGTTTTTTATGGCTAAAGGGCCATGGCTACCGAGAACTCCCTGTCAAGCACCCGATAACTAAATATTTGCTCGCAAAAACAAAATGGATGGCGATGGTAGCGCGAATTCCTTAAAATGGTCTTCCACCACTGTTTATGCTGCGGGCCTCAATGACGAAACATATGGAAGCGTTTCTCCTCGAGCATATTTGCGATGATTGCATCTTATCCGATTACAAGGAACCAGCCGCTTGTTCAAACGCTTTTTTGGCGGCCTCCAAATGGGATATCCACTCGTCAATTCCTTCTCCAGTGCGGGCCGAAACTTCAAAAACGGGAATGCTTGGTCTTATCTCGTTCAGCGCCTCATAGAAGAGATCTCGTTGAAACCCCACTGCTTCGGCCAAGTCGATTTTCGTAATGACCGCCATATCGGCACTGTTGACGATAGTAGGATATTTCACTGGCTTGTCTTCCCCTTCCGTCACAGAAAAGAGAATGACACGCTGATTTTCCCCTAAATCGTAACTTGCCGGACACACAAGATTGCCAACGTTTTCGATAAAGAGAAAATCGATATTTTCTAAGTCCCATCCTTCCACAGATCTTTTAATCATATCCGCCTCAAGATGACAAACTGTACCAGTAGTAATTTGACGCACTTTTGCTCCGCTCTGGCGCAAACGTTTAGCGTCATTTTCTGTGGCTAAATCACCGACTAGGGCTGCCACACTATACCGCTGGCGAAGACGGGTCAATATTTCGGTAAGCAAGGTCGTTTTTCCAGCACCCGGACTTGAGACCAAATTGACGACGTAGACACCGGCCTCCTGAAACTGCTTTCGTAATTCTCTTGCAAGAATATCATTTTTCTTAAGGACATTCTGCCGAATTTCAACGACCCGGGGATTTAACATCATCTCTTTCATCTTTTACACCCCTTTCAAGGAAAACAATTCCATCTCCCGCCCTTCGAGCACTTGACTTGTTTTTGTTCCACACACAGGACATCGCATAGGAAATGGTTCAGATAAAACATGGGCTTCTTGACAAGCTGGGCAGAAGACTTTAACAGGAATATCCTCAATGATGAGCTTAGCCCCTTCCAGCAGCGTCCCTTCGATAACCACATCGAAGGAAAATTCCAGCGCTTCCTTTACTACCCCCGACAAGACACCAAGTTTTAAATGAAGGGCATGTACCCGTTTCATCCCTGTATGTTTTGCTGCCTCGATGGCTAATTCCGCCAAGTTTTGCGCGATGGACAGTTCATGCATAGCCGGACACCTCTTATCTATATTGAGAAAAATGGGAAAAATGAGCACTGCTGGATTCACCTTGGAACCATGCATGCCCGCATAACCCCAAGGAGCTGCGCAAACTTGCAGCGCCTTGACAACCATCATTACTTTCTCGTCAAGGTAACCAAAGCGGCACCATCAATCCAGTCGCCTTCTTGAACGCTTCTCTTCCCCCGCCACCGTACCGTCTCCGTTTTTCAACATGGAAATGATTCACCGATTTCCTTTTGCAAAACTATCTTTTGGCCCGCGTTCTGACAACTTCCCTCTGCAATCTTTCCTAATCATCCAAGGTTGGAAAATCCATCTTCCCTGCTTTCAATTTTTGATACACCATCTCAACTGCTTGCCTTATTTCAGGAGAGACCGGAACCCCAAAGGCGACGATAGAAGGCTGGATCCCGATAAAGTAGACCTCTGGAACCAGTTCTTTCAACGCTGAGATGAAGAACGATAAAGGTAACCGATGTGTCGACAAAATCCATTCATCAGCAATATCGTTTTCAGAAATGAGACGCACGCTTCCGGCTTTCAAGTTCATGTCGCAGGCATCTACCACTACGGCTACTTCTGGTTTCATATCACGCACGCGATGAAAATAATTTTCTGGAACCGAACCGCCATCGATTACTTCCCACCCGGGTATGCGATTTCTTTCTAAAAGGCGGGCCAAAAGCGGCCCGGCTCCATCATCCCCCATCATCTCGTTACCTACTGTAATCACTAACCTCTTCACTTAATCTCACCACCAAATATACAGCTGGCTCTTTTTTTATCATTTGGAGAAGTTGTAACAGATTGTTCGCCCATTTTTTCTCTTCCGGGAGGAAACTTGGATCGGCTTCAGACAGTGCCGATCCTAAAGCTGCAACATGATCCCTGTTTATCTCTAATTCCCCCCATTTGGCTAGACCTTCCAGCTTTCTTTTGGCTTTCCCTTGGGGAAGTTTGCCAATCCAAT
Protein-coding regions in this window:
- the hycI gene encoding hydrogenase maturation peptidase HycI; translation: MKRLVITVGNEMMGDDGAGPLLARLLERNRIPGWEVIDGGSVPENYFHRVRDMKPEVAVVVDACDMNLKAGSVRLISENDIADEWILSTHRLPLSFFISALKELVPEVYFIGIQPSIVAFGVPVSPEIRQAVEMVYQKLKAGKMDFPTLDD
- the hypA gene encoding hydrogenase maturation nickel metallochaperone HypA; its protein translation is MHELSIAQNLAELAIEAAKHTGMKRVHALHLKLGVLSGVVKEALEFSFDVVIEGTLLEGAKLIIEDIPVKVFCPACQEAHVLSEPFPMRCPVCGTKTSQVLEGREMELFSLKGV
- a CDS encoding formate hydrogenlyase maturation HycH family protein, yielding MPGKVKFFKLYKKFVDEGNENNVAPEVKQLKYYALAIGHHIGVVDCLSPVMVIEKEDYFNWIGKLPQGKAKRKLEGLAKWGELEINRDHVAALGSALSEADPSFLPEEKKWANNLLQLLQMIKKEPAVYLVVRLSEEVSDYSR
- the hypB gene encoding hydrogenase nickel incorporation protein HypB; translation: MKEMMLNPRVVEIRQNVLKKNDILARELRKQFQEAGVYVVNLVSSPGAGKTTLLTEILTRLRQRYSVAALVGDLATENDAKRLRQSGAKVRQITTGTVCHLEADMIKRSVEGWDLENIDFLFIENVGNLVCPASYDLGENQRVILFSVTEGEDKPVKYPTIVNSADMAVITKIDLAEAVGFQRDLFYEALNEIRPSIPVFEVSARTGEGIDEWISHLEAAKKAFEQAAGSL